The sequence below is a genomic window from Lolium perenne isolate Kyuss_39 chromosome 7, Kyuss_2.0, whole genome shotgun sequence.
GGAAAAAGGTGTTGTCAAGGAAGAGAAAGGCAGAAGGCGTCACCATGGAGGAGGACAAGCGCGCAGGGTATGTCAGTGATGAGGGAGGCGACGGAGGAGTGAACAACCAAGGAGGGCGCAATGCCCTGCCGTCGCATGCGTTTGCATATTTGGCCTGACCGTCCATGTGATAACATCTATTTCGACACTGGGCAGTGTTTGTCGATCAGATGTGCTACCAATATGGACGGTTTGCTAGAATGTATCAATGTACTTAGCACGTTGAATGTGTTAGCTATGGCGTGATCATGTTTGATTTGGACAAATAACCAGTGCACTTGAACTTTTAACTCTGGTTTCCTGTGGCAATCACTATCAGCAGCAAGACATGTTTGCATATTGTTTATTTGCGTAGATTAGATACCACATCGGTGAGGTGCAAATAACTTATAGTGCGCATGTAACCGCTAAAAACACAAAGTACATGCATCTGAATGGTTCCAGCGTTAAACCATGGGCTGAACAAATCAAACCCTACTCCCCAGCCAGACGACGGCAAGAGCAAGGGCTATTACAGCAAAGCGAATAAGCAGCAGCTCCGTCTGCAAATCCTTGATTCCCTGAACAACTTTCGATGAGTGGACATGGCCGTCTTGGTTAGGGGAATCAAGCTCCCTACGACCGTTGAAGCCTCTGGTTGATCGTGCGCTCACCTCATCTTCCCAGAACCAGAACTTGCATCTCTGTAGAAGTAATGAATCGCATCGGTGAAATGATGTATAGTACAGTTCATCTGCCTAAGCAGCGTGAGTTCAAGATCTAATACAATACCTTTTCCATGCCGCACTTCAGGAATAGCCTCCCCGGATTCTCAGTCGTCCCAGATCTCCACAGATCCGCCGACTCCCGCGATGTgaggaaaattttgaaaatcccaGATATGCTGTACTGCTCCCGGATGCAGTGGCAGACATGCTTGACATCTAGGCCAAAGATAGGAACTACCAATAACCTGAGCACGGATGTGCTGTTTTCAAACCCTTCAGAGGAAGGAGGTGGGACGCTGCTAACCAAAAGGATGAACTGCTTTCTGTTCAACACGATCCGCATATGTGCTCGTATTTATAGCAACCCTGGACATGAGCTCAGAAGTGACAGGTAGCCGTTGCAAAACAAATGTGCCCCGTTTTCTCCTTACCAAGACTGGCATTTTTCCACCGATTTTTTTTCCAACCCTACACAAATCTTTTTCGCTGAAGACGCGGTAAATGGATGTAGGAACAAGACAATTTAAATAATCGCTGAAGAGATGATACGATGTATGGTCACAAAACAACAAAAGTGCATCTATGAAATGCATCgaattttttttgaaaagggAAGTCATACACTCCAAACTCCATTACAAACACCTCCAAAGTCAAAAACTATTTACAACATACAAAGGGGCAGGCTCAACTGAAAATACATAAAATCCACCATGGCTGGGTATGCAGCAAATCGTTCCTACAGGCTGATAAGCTACATCTTCGGAGTGTACGTTGACTTTCGTCCGCAGGTTGAACGGTTATGGCCGACTTCACCACAgctcttgcatctcctccttGTAGCAGTAAACTCCTCTTGCACGACATTAACAGAGCACTCTGATGTGAGGTGCTGCGTAGATCCACACGAACCGCAGTGTTCAACCATGTAAGCACCTGTTTTTAGGAAACGTGTAGACCTCCTGGGACGATCACCCTCGGGGACACGAGTGCTCTCTGCAAAAGGTCGTTTGCGCGACCCTGGTGATTCGATTGGGGACTTGTACCTCAACTCTTTAGGCCTGCCCCGGGAACGAACTCGGGGTGGTGCTGCTATGGCCGGGTCGAATTTTAACTTTTCCGCGCCCTCTGCGGGTGCACTCTGAGCATCCAAATGACTCTGGACTGGGTTCTTGACAGTAATAGCCAACAAGGCCGCTTTTGCATGGCTGATGTAATCGATAGCCAACTCAAATGCCTGCCTAGAAGTAGTGCCCATGCCAATGAGCTCCATTGCCGCAGCATGCAACATCCCGTGCATGGAAGCGGCATCAGCTCCTAGGGCTGCAGCGTCGCCGTAACCAACAATAGTGCACACCGCACCGTCCCTAGCAGCGGTGCTCCACCTCTTAGTGACCAGTCCAGCAGGAAGCTCAGTTGTACCAGTGTGCACCAGCACCTGCGGATGGAACAGATTGGATACATCAAAAATTAAAAAGGGGAAACGACTGGCTGGCAACTGTCATGGGATTAAACAAGATAGTAATACCTTCAGTACATGCCTGCACGGCATGCCACAATGCTCAAACGATTTGCAAGTGCACCAGTAATTGGTTCTTCCTTCATTACACTTAACAATGAACTCCCTCCTGCCAAATCCAGTGGAGCTTGTGGAGCAGACATATGTAACCACAAACTTGTTAGCTTCTTCACTCTCCCGGCACAGGAAAGCACCAGAAAGGAAAAGCTCCCTAAAAAAACGCTCAAACATTGCTCGGGTGTACACGAGTGTGGCATGTTTCTCAATTGGCACCCCGGTTCTAAGGAGGAAGTTCACCTAATAAAGGGAGACACACGTGATACAATTATCAGTATCCTATAGTTGATCGTGAACCGGAGTATAAATTATACATGCAAAACCAAACACAAAAACCACATGTGTGTGAACAGAAAAAATGTTGGGGATTAAAAAATGAACCTGTTTAGTAGCGTGCTCTTCTCGACCCACGTCTGCCACGCGGTCTGTAATTAACCGATCATATTGCGTAACAAACAAATGCATCGGTGCCGATCGAGGTATGTAAGTCTTCAGAACATGGTTGGCGCCCTCGCTCCGTTGTGTGCTAGTCATCCCGGCGCAAAATGTATCCGTAAAAAAAGGCTTCGCCCACATCTCTCTATTTTCATATGCCCTGGCCAAGAACTCATTCTCACCCAAACCATTGCCGGTCACGATCTCTGCCCACCTAGTCTCAAATTCTTCGGAGTCAACAATTTGATCAAGCAGTTCGTGAAGTTCTCTCTTGAAAACAGAGTTCTTGCTGTATACAGCACCCAGTGACTCTTTAGCTCTCCGAAGGACGTGCCATTTGCACCACCTATGCCGGGTTTCTGGCAGCTTAGAGTCAATAGCCACCCTCATCTGATGGCACTGGTCTGGTATAACAAAAGACAGCGGTTACTAGTAAAGATGTGAATACAAATCTAGCACTAAAAACATCTGGACGTACTCTGTTACTTATGCCATACGAGGAAAACTAACCTGTCAACATAGTCTGCGGTGCTTGCCCACCCATAGCCACAACAAAGTTGCGGAAGGTCCATTTGAACGCCTCTGTTGTTTCTTCAGTCAGTAGTACACCACCAAAAATTATACTCTGGAAGTGGTGGTTGACACCGACGAAGTACCCAATAGTTAGTTTTTAGAGGTTCGTTCTATATGTTGTATCAAACGTGACAACATCTCCAAAAGATGCATAGTCCATTATGCTAGAACCGTGTGCGAATAACATAGACCTACCTCGGTTCTTGTCATCTAGATCCATAGCAACAATAAACCCTGGGTCCCTCTGTTTTATCCTAGCAAATACTTCTAGTGTTTTTGCAATGTCACCTTCTATGGAT
It includes:
- the LOC127312338 gene encoding protein FAR1-RELATED SEQUENCE 5-like gives rise to the protein MGGQAPQTMLTDQCHQMRVAIDSKLPETRHRWCKWHVLRRAKESLGAVYSKNSVFKRELHELLDQIVDSEEFETRWAEIVTGNGLGENEFLARAYENREMWAKPFFTDTFCAGMTSTQRSEGANHVLKTYIPRSAPMHLFVTQYDRLITDRVADVGREEHATKQVNFLLRTGVPIEKHATLVYTRAMFERFFRELFLSGAFLCRESEEANKFVVTYVCSTSSTGFGRREFIVKCNEGRTNYWCTCKSFEHCGMPCRHVLKVLVHTGTTELPAGLVTKRWSTAARDGAVCTIVGYGDAAALGADAASMHGMLHAAAMELIGMGTTSRQAFELAIDYISHAKAALLAITVKNPVQSHLDAQSAPAEGAEKLKFDPAIAAPPRVRSRGRPKELRYKSPIESPGSRKRPFAESTRVPEGDRPRRSTRFLKTGAYMVEHCGSCGSTQHLTSECSVNVVQEEFTATRRRCKSCGEVGHNRSTCGRKSTYTPKM